The window CATGCCAGCTCCGCCCTGCGCAATATCGAAGCCCTCTCCGGCGACCAGAGCGTCGACCGCAAGCTCAACGTGGCCGTCAGCCGCGCCCAGGAACGCCTGATCATTCTGGGCAACGCGGAACTCTGCCGCAATTCCGGCCATTACAAATTATTGATGGACAAAATCGCCGCGGCCGGGAAATTGATCAACCATGAAGACATCTTAAAGGAGATACAATGAACAAACCCAATCCCCCCCAGCAACAAATCAACATCAAGATCGACGAAAAAGTCGGCGAAGGCACCTACGCCAATTTCTTCGTGATCACCAATTCGCCCTCGGAATTCATCATCGATTTTGGCCGCATGCTGCCCGGAATTCCCGACGCCAGGATCTACACCCGCGTGATCTGCACGCCCCAGCAC of the Candidatus Syntrophosphaera sp. genome contains:
- a CDS encoding DUF3467 domain-containing protein, encoding MNKPNPPQQQINIKIDEKVGEGTYANFFVITNSPSEFIIDFGRMLPGIPDARIYTRVICTPQHTKQLLNLLRQNMDGYEEKFGEVKVQGLPENKSVGFKTDKN